Proteins encoded in a region of the Leishmania panamensis strain MHOM/PA/94/PSC-1 chromosome 7 sequence genome:
- a CDS encoding pitrilysin-like metalloprotease (TriTrypDB/GeneDB-style sysID: LpmP.07.0120) — MSRREDLVFSSMHGFTLLKTRRIDGLHLVAYEMKHVRTGALYYHVDVEDSNNTFCIGFRTPAENSKGTSHVLEHTTLCGSRKYPVRDPFFMMLKRSLSSFMNAMTGPDYTLYPFSTTNRKDFQNLLDVYLDAVLHPLLREEDFKQEGHRVELEEKLADSEGATSQTQKRTRRLINNGVVFNEMRGVVSDPSNHFVHSVMRTILPRTHYTYTSGGYPPDILELRYDELLSFHRRHYHPSNSITFTYGSLHPESHMAALNSYFSSFERAVPVLVPTLADQHRFTEPQLVQLEGPLDAMGNPQRQKRVAVSYAVPKENNKLEDVVALSVLDSLLSSGPSSPMFKNLIESQIGSKYAPMQGYAFYLSSPIITYGVAGVDEGRAHVEAEVLQAVESALRTAQKEGFDERRVRSVIFQEELQHRHRSADYGLNTCTGLCAMGLCRAQNNPLDFIDWLPHLRRLRDDNAASLLPRIESHLLSNPHRAVVSVSAKKEYLSKLQDQLKEADEVVNASATEIDKDRVEKETREWLQRLRSAQPQDVLPTLRIDDIPTESFAEPVPCRSSLSNTNGQVYTITHPTNGLVYVHGLIPFHTSLTSAMEHGELAQVPQNVMLLESLIGRTGAGKLSYKEHSIAAKLACSGFGFAPLLNESYLHKSTTITGTSYSFYTTTEQLKEALDLLSVTLLEPRVNADDADVYSCALSRLKMACSSAIQSLQAEGNRYAVIRAVAELTRRGELREHWLGLSQSTHASEMLEKLQGCPEVSREAVRTLLADYAIFAREMATDMSRSLIWATCEDAHREEVERMLKEFLDMFPRTAYAARTHLLLPPSSAAKGIQQIIKKLPIDTSFVGLAMPNELKWESHDQARVRVGCTLLCNEYLHRRVREEGGAYGSNCSATLHGEVGGVSMSSYRDPTPELTAKVFLEAGDWLADRKNVTAERVSEAKLRLFSSIDSPYAADSYGEAYFYNDLRQSRKQAMRDALLSVTPEDVVNAAHYFKPQSPTIISILQPTGESSGVAAVQPEAS, encoded by the coding sequence ATGAGCAGGCGTGAAGACCTCGTCTTCAGCAGCATGCACGGCTTCACGCTGCTCAAGACCCGACGCATTGATGGCCTGCACCTCGTGGCGTATGAAATGAAGCACGTCCGCACCGGCGCTCTCTACTACCACGTCGACGTGGAGGACAGCAACAACACTTTCTGCATCGGCTTCCGAACACCGGCGGAGAACAGCAAGGGCACCTCCCACGTGCTGGAGCACACGACACTGTGCGGCAGCCGGAAGTATCCGGTGCGGGATCCCTTCTTCATGATGCTCAAGCGCTCCCTCAGCTCTTTCATGAACGCCATGACCGGCCCCGACTACACGTTGTACCCCTTCTCAACAACTAATCGCAAAGACTTTCAGAACCTTCTCGACGTCTACCTCGATGCCGTCCTTCAtccactgctgcgcgaggaggactTCAAGCAGGAGGGCCACCGAGTGGAACTCGAGGAGAAGTTGGCGGACAGCGAAGGTGCCACTTCGCAGACGCAAAAGCGCACACGCCGGCTTATCAACAACGGCGTTGTTTTCAATGAGATGCGCGGCGTTGTGTCGGACCCCAGCAACCACTTTGTGCACTCCGTAATGCGCACCATACTGCCGCGCACGCACTATACCTACACATCCGGCGGCTACCCTCCCGACATTCTGGAACTCCGATACGATGAGCTCCTGTCCTTCCACAGGCGCCACTATCACCCAAGCAACAGCATCACCTTCACGTACGGCAGTCTGCACCCTGAGTCGCACATGGCAGCGCTGAACTCATATTTTTCGAGCTTCGAACGCGCGGTGCCGGTCTTAGTGCCGACGCTCGCGGACCAACATCGCTTCACGGAGCCACAACTCGTGCAGCTGGAGGGGCCTCTGGACGCCATGGGCAATccacagcggcagaagcgaGTTGCCGTCTCCTACGCGGTACCAAAGGAGAATAACAAGCTGGAGGATGTGGTGGCGCTCAGCGTGCTGGATAGCCTTCTTTCGAGTGGTCCCAGCTCCCCCATGTTCAAGAACCTGATCGAGTCGCAGATTGGCAGCAAGTACGCCCCGATGCAGGGGTACGCCTTCTACCTGTCCTCCCCGATCATCACCTACGGCGTGGCCGGCGTGGATGAGGGGCGGGCGCACGTAGAGgctgaggtgctgcaggcggtggAGTCTGCGCTCCGCACAGCGCAAAAGGAAGGCTTCGACGAGCGACGCGTGCGCTCCGTTATCTtccaggaggagctgcagcaccgtcaccgaTCTGCCGATTACGGTCTCAACACGTGCACCGGTCTGTGTGCGATGGGTCTGTGCCGGGCACAGAACAACCCGCTGGACTTTATCGATTGGCTGCCGCACCTCCGGCGACTGAGGGACGACAATgcggcctcgctgctgccgcgcatcGAGTCGCATCTGTTGAGCAACCCCCACCGCGCCGTTGTGTCTGTGTCAGCCAAGAAGGAGTATCTGAGCAAGTTGCAGGAtcagctgaaggaggcggacGAGGTGGTGAACGCGTCGGCGACGGAGATCGACAAGGACCGggtggagaaagagacgagGGAGTGGCTCCAACGCCTCCGTTCGGCGCAGCCACAAGATGTTCTACCCACCCTGCGCATTGACGACATTCCCACCGAGTCGTTTGCGGAGCCCGTGCCGTGTCGCAGCTCTCTCTCGAACACCAACGGCCAGGTGTACACAATAACACACCCGACTAATGGCCTCGTGTACGTGCATGGACTTATCCCCTTCCACACATCTCTTACCAGTGCAATGGAGCACGGCGAgctggcgcaggtgccgcagaACGTAATGCTGCTGGAATCACTGATCGGTCGCACGGGTGCCGGAAAGCTCTCCTACAAAGAGCACTCCATTGCGGCGAAGCTGGCGTGCAGCGGGTTCGGCTTTGCGCCACTGCTGAATGAGTCGTACCTGCACAagagcaccaccatcacggGCACCAGCTACAGCTTCTACACAACCACagagcagctgaaggaggctCTGGACTTGTTAAGCGTGACACTGCTAGAGCCACGCGTCAacgccgacgacgccgaTGTCTACTCCTGTGCGCTGTCGAGACTCAAGATGGCATGCTCGTCGGCAATCCAGTCTCTGCAGGCGGAGGGCAACCGCTACGCCGTCATCCGTGCCGTAGCAGAGCTCACCCGGCGCGGCGAGCTGCGCGAACACTGGTTGGGGCTCTCTCAGTCCACTCACGCGTCGGAGATGCTTGAAAAGCTTCAGGGGTGTCCGGAAGTGAGCCGCGAGGCCGTGCGCACACTGCTGGCCGACTACGCCATCTTTGCGCGGGAGATGGCGACCGACATGTCGCGCAGTCTTATCTGGGCGACCTGCGAGGATGCGCACcgtgaggaggtggagcggaTGCTGAAGGAGTTCCTCGATATGTTCCCGCGGACAGCCTATgccgcgcgcacgcacctgCTTCTGCCGCCAAGCTCTGCGGCGAAGGGGATTCAGCAGATCATCAAGAAGCTGCCGATCGACACGTCCTTTGTGGGACTGGCTATGCCGAATGAGTTGAAGTGGGAGAGCCACGACCAGGCACGGGTGCGGGTGGGTTGCACTCTTCTCTGCAACGAGTACCTGCATCGCCGCGTGCGAGAAGAGGGTGGCGCGTACGGCTCCAATTGCAGCGCTACGCTCCACGGCGAGGTGGGCGGCGTGTCGATGTCAAGCTACCGCGACCCCACCCCAGAACTCACTGCCAAGGTCTTCCTCGAGGCTGGCGATTGGCTCGCCGACCGGAAGAACGTCACGGCCGAACGCGTAAGtgaggcgaagctgcgccttttctcttctatCGACTCTCCATATGCGGCGGACTCGTACGGTGAGGCGTACTTCTATAATGATCTGCGGCAGAGCAGAAAGCAAGCCATGCGCGATGCCCTGCTGTCCGTGACACCAGAAGACGTTGTGAATGCGGCCCACTATTTCAAGCCTCAATCCCCCACTATCATCAGCATTCTCCAACCCACAGGCGAGTCAAGCGGTGTCGCCGCGGTACAACCCGAGGCCTCGTAA
- a CDS encoding mitochondrial calcium uptake 1, putative (TriTrypDB/GeneDB-style sysID: LpmP.07.0130) produces the protein MLAGWCVGVALCIAAGTTVVLCRSYDTPPYLIPYYLRDVRSRFLHYASVRKRKGGPMYMTVEDFVLALLASPEKVLPNPAIVQDLQRLFESMDANGDGYISFPEFRFLMSLLTSNPRDVETLFRIVDTDKSGTLSLEEFANVLRGATKDEAVVRSLLKPSTRRNGVVRALFGDEAAPRKCSLSELEAVIRSVRTEVWKAEFRQYDVEQHDCITAEEFAALIARQVLGSHLPYYLVENIRCLHGSGDVVTLNMWLGLNEAMLYADQLAAHVEMFLSSGMPVTKRDFHRLMSMTEVSALPNTTVDIIFALFDKNGDGSMEIDEFLFIMRKKVRYHYSVPPRMRKSLPRRFLECSSELLTDLGR, from the coding sequence ATGTTGGCTGGCTGGTGTGTTGGGGTGGCACTGTGCATTGCGGCAGGTACGACAGTGGTGCTGTGCCGCTCGTATGACACGCCGCCATATCTTATCCCGTACTACCTGCGCGACGTGCGCTCGCGATTCCTACACTACGCGTCGGTGCGGAAGCGCAAGGGTGGACCCATGTACATGACTGTAGAGGACTTTGTGCTGGCGCTCTTGGCCTCGccggagaaggtgctgccgaATCCGGCCATCGTGCAGGACCTACAACGCCTCTTCGAGTCTATGGACGCGAATGGGGATGGCTACATCAGTTTCCCAGAGTTCCGCTTCCTCATGAGCCTCCTCACGAGCAACCCACGTGATGTGGAAACACTCTTCCGCATCGTGGACACCGACAAGTCGGGCACCCTGTCGTTGGAGGAGTTCGCCAACGTGCTTCGCGGCGCCACGAAGGACGAGGCAGTGGTACGCTCGTTGCTGAAGCCGTCGACGCGCCGCAACGGCGTCGTCCGGGCACTCTTtggcgacgaggcggcgccgcgcaaGTGCTCCCTCAGcgagctggaggcggtgaTTCGCAGCGTGCGCACTGAAGTCTGGAAGGCCGAATTTCGCCAATACGACGTGGAGCAGCACGACTGCATCACCGCCGAGGAGTTCGCGGCGCTCATTGCCAGGCAGGTGCTCGGCTCTCACTTGCCGTATTACCTGGTGGAGAACATACGCTGcctgcacggcagcggcgacgtcgtgACGCTCAACATGTGGCTGGGGCTGAACGAAGCGATGCTCTACGCGGACCAGCTAGCCGCCCATGTGGAGATGTTCTTGAGCAGCGGTATGCCGGTGACGAAGCGAGACTTTCACCGGCTCATGTCTATGACCGAGGTGTCCGCGTTGCCTAACACCACTGTCGACATCATCTTTGCTCTTTTCGACAAGAATGGCGACGGGTCGATGGAGATCGATGAGTTCCTATTCATTATGCGCAAGAAGGTCAGATACCACTATAGTGTGCCTCCGCGTATGCGCAAGAGTCTGCCGAGACGCTTCCTGGAGTGCTCCAGCGAGCTGCTGACAGACCTTGGACGATAG